The genomic DNA AACGTCTTCTTCGTCCACGTCTCCCTGCTGCCGTACATCGGCCCCTCGGGCGAGCTGAAGACCAAGCCCACCCAGCACTCCGTCGCCGCGCTGCGCAACATCGGCATCCAGCCGGACGCGATCGTGCTGCGCGCCGACCGCGAGGTCCCGCAGGCCATCAAGCGCAAGATCTCGCTGATGTGCGACGTGGACGAGGAGGCCGTGGTCGCGGCCATCGACGCCAAGTCGATCTACGACATCCCCAAGGTGCTGCACGGCGAGGGCCTGGACGCGTACGTGGTGCGCCGCCTCGACCTGGCGTTCCGCGACGTCGACTGGACCACCTGGGACGACCTGCTGCGCCGCGTCCACGAGCCGCAGCACGAGGTCAAGGTCGCGCTGGTCGGCAAGTACATCGACCTGCCGGACGCGTACCTGTCGGTCACCGAGGCGCTGCGCGCCGGCGGCTTCGCCAACAACGCGCGGGTCCAGATCAAGTGGGTCACCTCCGACGACTGCCTGACCCCCGAGGGCGCGCAGGAGCAGCTCGGCGACGTCGACGCGATCTGCATCCCCGGTGGCTTCGGCGACCGCGGTGTGGACGGCAAGGTCGCCGCCATCACCTACGGCCGCGAGAACCGCATCCCGCTGCTGGGCCTGTGCCTGGGCCTGCAGTGCGTGGTCATCGAGGCGGCGCGCAACCTGGCGGGCCTGCCGGAGGCCAACTCGACCGAGTTCGACGCGGCCGCCAAGTACCCGGTGATCTCGACCATGGCCGAGCAGCTGGCGATCGTCGACGGCAAGGGCGACCTGGGCGGCACCATGCGCCTGGGCCTCTACCCGGCGAAGCTCGCCGAGGGCTCGATCGTGCGCGAGGTCTACGGCGGCGAGCAGTACGTCGAGGAGCGCC from Kitasatospora terrestris includes the following:
- a CDS encoding CTP synthase, with translation MAQPHSGKSASGRAVTTKHLFVTGGVASSLGKGLTASSLGALLKARGLRVTMQKLDPYLNVDPGTMNPFQHGEVFVTDDGAETDLDIGHYERFLDTNLHGSANVTTGQVYSTVIAKERRGEYLGDTVQVIPHITNEIKSRIRRMATEDVDVVITEVGGTVGDIESLPFLEAVRQVRHEVGRDNVFFVHVSLLPYIGPSGELKTKPTQHSVAALRNIGIQPDAIVLRADREVPQAIKRKISLMCDVDEEAVVAAIDAKSIYDIPKVLHGEGLDAYVVRRLDLAFRDVDWTTWDDLLRRVHEPQHEVKVALVGKYIDLPDAYLSVTEALRAGGFANNARVQIKWVTSDDCLTPEGAQEQLGDVDAICIPGGFGDRGVDGKVAAITYGRENRIPLLGLCLGLQCVVIEAARNLAGLPEANSTEFDAAAKYPVISTMAEQLAIVDGKGDLGGTMRLGLYPAKLAEGSIVREVYGGEQYVEERHRHRYEVNNAYRADLEKTGLQFSGLSPKGDLVEYVEYPREVHPYLVATQAHPELKSRPTRPHPLFAGLVAAAIKIKTGEQ